In Mytilus edulis chromosome 6, xbMytEdul2.2, whole genome shotgun sequence, the following proteins share a genomic window:
- the LOC139526814 gene encoding complement C1q-like protein 4 — MHPIYLTIILLLPASRVLSQEDAKHTEIRLQILESVIKDLQTDIRRLNVEITECRSTQDVPPQKRQNSPNEVAFSTQLTHQLTGLGHHAAVIFNKVILDTTASYNSGDGVFVVPMAGIYVFTWTVSVGDGNWESTELIVNGNPYAYSKVDTANGSDYGSGTQTVVLKVNKGDHVLIRTGTIGDGVIDGNAYDTFSGWILFPLE, encoded by the exons ATGCATCCGATTTACTTGACGATTATATTGCTTTTGCCAGCAAGTCGAGTTCTGTCACAGGAAGATGCCAAACACACAGAAATACGTCTACAGATACTGGAGTCTGTTATCAAGGATCTTCAAACTGATATAAGAAGACTGAATGTGGAAATTACCGAATGTAGATCAACTCAAG ATGTTCCACCTCAGAAGAGACAGAATTCTCCAAATGAAGTTGCATTTTCAACGCAACTAACACACCAATTAACCGGACTAGGCCATCATGCAGCAGTTATATTTAACAAG GTTATTCTGGATACAACTGCCTCATATAATAGCGGCGATGGTGTATTTGTTGTACCAATGGCTGGTATTTATGTATTCACTTGGACAGTATCAGTAGGAGATGGAAACTGGGAATCTACAGAATTGATTGTTAATGGCAATCCCTATGCATATTCTAAGGTGGACACAGCTAACGGTAGTGACTATGGTAGTGGTACTCAAACTGTTGTCTTAAAG GTAAACAAAGGGGACCACGTATTGATAAGAACGGGTACCATAGGAGACGGAGTCATAGATGGCAACGCGTATGATACATTTTCCGGCTGGATTTTGTTTCCATTGGAATAA